From the genome of Acetobacteroides hydrogenigenes, one region includes:
- a CDS encoding peroxiredoxin, whose product MEQEAVLLPRIGEAAPTFKAVTTQGEINFPADYKGSWVILFSHPADFTPVCTSEFMTFASMEAKFAEVSCKLVGLSVDGLYSHIAWLRTIKEKIEYKGMKDVEVKFPLIEDITMEVARKYGMIQPGESSTKAVRAVFVVDPNGIIRTIIYYPLSLGRNFDELYRVVVALQTADTFGVATPADWQPGDDVIVPTAGSCGVAKERMENKGDLKCYDWFFCTKKLPYDEVMKAVKKQ is encoded by the coding sequence ATGGAACAAGAAGCTGTACTATTGCCTCGTATTGGAGAAGCGGCACCCACCTTTAAAGCTGTTACGACTCAAGGGGAAATCAATTTCCCGGCAGACTACAAGGGCAGCTGGGTAATCTTATTTAGCCACCCTGCCGACTTTACCCCTGTTTGCACCTCCGAGTTCATGACCTTTGCCAGCATGGAAGCAAAGTTTGCAGAAGTTAGCTGCAAGCTGGTTGGCCTATCGGTTGATGGACTATACAGCCACATCGCATGGCTCCGTACCATAAAGGAAAAGATTGAGTACAAGGGTATGAAGGATGTTGAGGTAAAATTTCCGCTGATAGAGGACATTACCATGGAGGTAGCGCGTAAGTATGGCATGATTCAACCCGGGGAGAGCAGCACCAAGGCGGTAAGGGCCGTATTTGTAGTTGACCCCAATGGTATAATTCGGACTATTATTTACTATCCATTGAGCCTTGGAAGAAACTTCGACGAACTCTATCGAGTAGTAGTTGCGCTACAGACGGCCGACACCTTTGGCGTAGCAACACCAGCCGATTGGCAACCCGGCGATGATGTAATTGTACCAACGGCAGGATCGTGCGGCGTTGCCAAGGAGCGTATGGAAAACAAAGGAGACCTGAAGTGCTACGACTGGTTCTTCTGCACCAAAAAACTTCCATACGATGAGGTGATGAAGGCCGTTAAGAAGCAGTAA
- a CDS encoding DUF134 domain-containing protein has product MPRPKRIRRVTNPPHFKGFKPLGLPDGGAPVVINFEEYEAIRLSDCDLHGQVEAAKIMGVSRPTFARIYESARRKIAEAFIDGKNIVFEGGKVYFDSDWYSCNDCGCWFNHTEKEQEVSSCALCGSANIQPYSEDDDAQLEEVCQCPQCGKEFQNFQASDCNGDICPECSCHMIRKSMSPHRRMRNQKCRMQ; this is encoded by the coding sequence ATGCCAAGACCAAAACGTATTCGTCGTGTAACCAATCCACCCCATTTTAAGGGATTCAAACCTTTGGGCTTGCCTGATGGTGGAGCTCCGGTTGTTATAAACTTCGAGGAGTATGAAGCCATCCGATTAAGCGACTGCGACCTGCATGGTCAGGTAGAAGCTGCAAAAATCATGGGGGTGTCGCGCCCAACCTTTGCTCGCATATACGAAAGCGCACGCCGTAAAATAGCCGAAGCTTTTATCGATGGGAAAAATATTGTATTCGAAGGCGGGAAGGTTTACTTTGATAGCGATTGGTACTCATGCAACGATTGTGGCTGCTGGTTTAACCATACCGAAAAAGAGCAGGAGGTTTCCTCCTGTGCCCTTTGTGGCTCTGCAAACATCCAACCTTACAGCGAAGATGATGATGCGCAGCTCGAGGAAGTCTGCCAATGCCCTCAGTGTGGTAAAGAGTTTCAAAACTTTCAAGCGTCAGACTGCAATGGGGATATTTGCCCCGAATGTAGCTGCCATATGATTCGAAAAAGCATGTCGCCTCATCGTAGAATGAGAAACCAAAAATGCAGAATGCAGTAA
- a CDS encoding pyridoxamine 5'-phosphate oxidase family protein — protein MVVLPEQVCKAWDNRKDAVVFSTADVNGVPNSIYVKSVSRYSESLIVIVDNYFHKTRKNILAGGKASILFITNEGKSYQLKGSVRYLQSGEIYDDMKRWNPSRHPGHAAACLEVEEVYSGSERIA, from the coding sequence ATGGTTGTACTACCCGAACAGGTCTGCAAGGCTTGGGATAATCGTAAGGATGCTGTTGTCTTTTCGACAGCTGACGTCAATGGAGTTCCTAACTCAATTTATGTAAAAAGCGTTTCTAGGTACAGCGAATCGCTTATCGTTATTGTCGATAACTACTTCCATAAAACGCGTAAAAATATTCTTGCAGGAGGTAAGGCAAGCATACTATTTATCACTAACGAAGGGAAGTCGTACCAGCTAAAAGGGTCGGTACGCTACCTACAAAGCGGCGAAATTTACGACGATATGAAAAGGTGGAATCCTTCTCGGCATCCGGGTCATGCAGCTGCATGTTTGGAAGTTGAAGAGGTTTACTCCGGTTCCGAGAGAATCGCCTAA
- a CDS encoding DUF5320 domain-containing protein, translating to MPQMDGTGPLKEGKQTGRGLGYCKTSSDKSTLDMLGKGMGLRRNSGGGSGQGKRLKSGIR from the coding sequence ATGCCTCAGATGGATGGAACAGGTCCTCTAAAGGAGGGCAAGCAAACAGGACGAGGTCTTGGTTACTGCAAAACTTCTTCCGATAAGAGTACGCTCGATATGCTAGGCAAAGGGATGGGCCTTCGCCGTAATTCTGGAGGAGGTTCAGGTCAAGGTAAACGCTTAAAAAGCGGTATTCGATAG
- a CDS encoding P-loop NTPase family protein produces the protein MNLTETYQFLESRGKDTLNPSFKIYQEDHELILKLLAYFTNNQQACQKYAISLRKGLMLSGPVGCGKTSLMRIFNTLLLPQFKYQVKPCRDISFEFNRDGYTVIHKYSTNSYSRGQHKIYCFDDLGTENHLKFYGVECNVMAEILLSRYDQFCLQGLQTHLTTNLTSMDIEEQYGKRVRSRMREMFNLLAFDAGSRDKRN, from the coding sequence ACACCCTCAACCCCAGCTTCAAAATCTACCAGGAGGACCACGAGCTAATCCTAAAGCTGCTGGCCTACTTCACCAACAACCAGCAAGCCTGCCAGAAGTACGCCATTTCGCTCCGTAAGGGGCTAATGCTATCCGGCCCTGTCGGATGCGGAAAAACCAGCCTTATGAGGATTTTTAACACCCTTTTGCTACCCCAGTTCAAGTATCAGGTGAAACCTTGCCGCGATATCAGCTTCGAGTTCAACCGCGATGGTTACACAGTAATTCACAAGTACAGCACAAACTCCTATAGCCGAGGCCAGCACAAGATCTACTGCTTCGACGACCTCGGAACCGAAAACCACCTCAAGTTCTACGGCGTGGAGTGCAACGTCATGGCTGAAATTCTCCTATCCCGCTACGACCAGTTCTGCCTACAAGGGCTTCAAACACACCTTACCACCAACCTTACCAGCATGGACATCGAGGAGCAGTATGGAAAGCGTGTCCGCTCCCGCATGCGCGAAATGTTTAACCTGTTGGCGTTTGATGCAGGCTCAAGAGATAAAAGGAATTAA
- a CDS encoding ferritin-like domain-containing protein, which produces MGKEATKIASVDIDKLISMLNAALSEEWLAYYQYWIGARLMEGPMRSEVEPELLLHASQELNHAVMVVNRIIQLGGTPVINPSEWTKLARCSYDEPRDPYIEAILAQNLKGERCAIERYQEIADFTLGKDHATYQMAVTILNEELEHENDIEDWLTDLSRMKEEWKKLRM; this is translated from the coding sequence ATGGGAAAGGAAGCAACGAAGATAGCTTCGGTAGATATCGATAAGCTTATCAGTATGTTAAACGCGGCTCTTTCGGAAGAATGGCTAGCCTACTACCAGTACTGGATTGGCGCAAGGTTAATGGAGGGGCCAATGAGAAGCGAGGTTGAACCAGAACTTCTTCTGCATGCAAGCCAGGAGTTAAACCACGCCGTTATGGTGGTTAATCGAATTATCCAACTAGGCGGGACTCCTGTTATAAACCCAAGCGAATGGACAAAGCTGGCACGCTGCTCGTACGATGAGCCACGCGATCCGTACATCGAAGCAATCCTAGCGCAGAACCTAAAAGGTGAACGATGCGCCATTGAGCGCTACCAAGAAATCGCCGATTTTACGCTAGGCAAAGATCACGCTACCTACCAAATGGCGGTTACAATCCTCAACGAGGAACTGGAACATGAAAATGACATAGAGGACTGGCTGACCGATTTAAGCCGAATGAAAGAGGAATGGAAGAAACTCAGAATGTAA
- a CDS encoding DUF5320 domain-containing protein, whose product MPGLNRRGPNGEGPMTGRRMGRCNPDNKGKIDDEILQNRASESQVNSPFGRGQGGGRGRGLRRFLRLRLRGRSE is encoded by the coding sequence ATGCCAGGTTTAAACAGACGTGGCCCTAACGGAGAAGGGCCAATGACAGGACGAAGAATGGGACGCTGCAATCCCGACAATAAGGGGAAAATAGACGACGAAATCCTTCAAAATCGTGCTTCCGAATCGCAAGTAAATTCACCATTTGGTCGTGGACAAGGTGGAGGACGAGGAAGAGGTTTAAGGCGTTTCTTGAGGCTGCGCCTTCGAGGTCGTAGTGAATAG
- a CDS encoding NifB/NifX family molybdenum-iron cluster-binding protein — MKVAITSTGNSPEAKLDSRFGRCSYFAILDTESQGIEFIPNPNKDSIEGAGPASAQLVASKDVTKVVSGEFGAKVKSIFDSLKIQLVMLPDSEKTISEIIELLNHKN, encoded by the coding sequence ATGAAAGTAGCCATCACATCAACAGGTAATAGCCCCGAGGCTAAGCTAGACAGCCGTTTTGGGCGTTGCTCCTATTTTGCGATCCTCGATACAGAAAGTCAGGGCATTGAGTTTATTCCCAATCCCAACAAGGATAGCATAGAGGGTGCAGGTCCAGCCTCTGCTCAGCTGGTAGCATCTAAAGATGTAACAAAGGTCGTTTCCGGCGAATTCGGGGCAAAGGTTAAGTCCATCTTCGACAGCTTGAAAATCCAGCTGGTAATGCTTCCCGATTCCGAAAAGACTATCAGTGAAATAATCGAGCTGCTAAACCATAAAAACTAG